One window of the Perca fluviatilis chromosome 5, GENO_Pfluv_1.0, whole genome shotgun sequence genome contains the following:
- the LOC120558513 gene encoding zinc finger protein 501-like, producing MRISTSKSEDRVISRKPMECLLQMFSSSRADWKETREPQSALNYLKHDSTCKKTFSCSECVKRFGFKSDLKKHMRTHTGEKPFSCSICKKYFTQSGYLQQHMRIHTGEKPFSCSVCNKSFTQSGYLQQHMRIHTGEKPFSCSVCNTSFTHSGHLKSHRRTHTGEKPFSCLVCNKSFTQSGSLQKHMRIHTGEKPFCCSECGKAFTERGTLKTHMTTHSGEKPFSCSVCKKSFTHSGALKIHMRIHTGEKPFSCSVCKKSFTQSGHLRLHMAVHTGDRRFSCSVCNRRFAWRSDVKTHKCVGQMENPAARWLELSQEIQNTGPEKRRRYRAIEQDVDLNQWRSGLAMGGVQELSAGSGSRCHWNLTPATASFLPSTGPDTHLHWTPPLAGLLSSSDGPASSQKPPDPFSILETWTPPPVSLGNAREDELHAWILQVEVLQVLLHSCDDVDALDISQVIPATVNKEDIRGCSSL from the exons atgttcaGCAGCTCTCG tgctgattggaaggagaccagagaacctcagtcagctttaaattatctgaaacatgattcaacatgtaagaaaacattcagctgctctgagtgtgtgaAAAGATTTGGCTTCAAGTCAGATCTGAAGAAACACATGAGGACTcatacaggagaaaaaccttttagctgctcaatctgtaagaaatattttacacagaGTGGATATTTACAacaacacatgagaatccacacaggagagaagccttttagctgctcagtttgtaataaatcttttacacagagtggaTATTTACAacaacacatgagaatccacacaggagagaagccttttagctgctcagtttgtaataCATCTTTTACACACAGTGGACATTTAAAGTCACACAGgagaactcacacaggtgaaaaacctttcagctgtttagtttgtaataaatcttttacacagagtggaagtttacagaaacacatgagaatccacacaggagaaaaaccgttttgctgctctgagtgtggtaaaGCTTTCACTGAACGTGGAACCCTGAAGACCCACATGACGACTCATtctggagaaaaacctttcagctgctcagtctgtaagaaatcttttacacacaGTGGAGCTTTAAAGatacacatgagaatccacacaggagaaaaaccttttagctgctcagtttgtaagaaatcttttacacagagtggaCATTTACGGTTACACATggcagtccacacaggagatagaagattcagctgcagtgtttgtaacagaagatttgcctggcgttctgatgtcaaaacacataaatgtgttggtcagatggaaa ACCCCGCTGCACGCTGGCTGGAGCTCTCTCAGGAGATACagaatactggcccagagaaaaggaggagatatCGGGCAATTGAGCAGGACGTGGATTTAAATCAGTGGCGCAGTGGACTCGCAATGGGCGGTGTGCAGGAGCTGTCTGCCGGCAGCGGTTCACG CTGCCATTGGAACCTGACTCCTGCTACCGCTTCATTCCTGCCATCCACCGGACCAGACACCCACCTCCACTGGACCCCACCACTAGCCGGCCTACTGTCTTCCTCTGACGGACCCGCTTCTTCCCAGAAACCACCGGACCCGTTCTCCATCCTGGAAACTTGGAC CCCTCCACCTGTATCTCTGGGTAATGCCAGAGAAGATGAACTTCATGCCTGGATACTGCAGGTGGAGGTGCTGCAGGTCCTCCTTCATTCCTGCGACGATGTTGACGCCCTTGACATCTCCCAGGTCATTCCCGCCACAGTGAACAAGGAGGACATTCGGGGCTGCTCTTCTTTGTAG